From the genome of Deinococcus sp. JMULE3, one region includes:
- a CDS encoding cytochrome c-type biogenesis protein CcmH, with translation MRRALLLTGALLGGAVTLAQTAPTLTPAQEARALAIEKNLRCPLCDTGESIADSRSTIAVKMRESVREQVAQGRGDSDIYVYFSQRYGNFVLLDPPKSGRNLLLWGAPLAALAAGGGVLWAFLRRSRPAATLPDEPLNDAGGFDPYLAQVQRDTRRGGDS, from the coding sequence ATGAGGCGCGCGCTGCTGCTCACGGGCGCCCTGCTGGGCGGGGCCGTCACGCTTGCCCAGACGGCGCCCACCCTGACCCCGGCGCAGGAGGCGCGGGCGCTGGCGATCGAGAAGAACCTGCGCTGCCCGCTGTGCGACACCGGGGAGTCCATCGCGGACTCGCGCAGCACCATCGCCGTGAAGATGCGTGAATCGGTCCGCGAGCAGGTCGCGCAGGGGCGCGGCGACTCGGACATCTACGTGTATTTCTCGCAGCGGTACGGGAATTTCGTGCTGCTCGACCCGCCCAAGAGTGGCCGGAACCTGCTGCTGTGGGGCGCGCCCCTGGCGGCCCTGGCGGCCGGAGGTGGGGTGCTGTGGGCGTTCCTGCGCCGCAGCCGCCCGGCGGCGACCCTGCCGGACGAACCGCTGAACGACGCGGGCGGCTTCGACCCGTACCTCGCGCAGGTGCAGCGCGACACCCGCCGGGGCGGTGACTCGTGA
- a CDS encoding TlpA disulfide reductase family protein, whose protein sequence is MTESTPSAPKSPASPTPAPLWRRLLPPAIAFALVAVLAVALRTPASNDQTGGPLVGKPAPAFTLTSLDDTPLSLASLRGRPVVVNFWASWCGPCREEAPMFRELSARQSGGDGLAVVGILFNETNEGNARQFIQEYALAYPNLRDPGINTGLEYGVSGIPETVFIDKDGVVQHMDRGGLTRERLNVGLEKIGVPGL, encoded by the coding sequence ATGACCGAATCGACCCCCTCTGCCCCGAAGTCCCCTGCATCCCCAACCCCCGCGCCGCTGTGGCGTCGCCTGCTGCCCCCGGCCATCGCGTTCGCGCTGGTGGCGGTCCTGGCGGTCGCGCTGCGCACCCCGGCCAGCAACGACCAGACCGGCGGGCCGCTGGTCGGCAAGCCCGCCCCGGCGTTCACGCTGACCAGCCTGGACGACACGCCGCTGTCCCTGGCGAGCCTCAGGGGCCGACCCGTCGTCGTGAACTTCTGGGCGTCGTGGTGCGGTCCGTGCCGCGAGGAGGCGCCGATGTTCCGCGAGCTGAGCGCCCGCCAGAGCGGCGGGGACGGGCTGGCGGTCGTGGGCATCCTGTTCAACGAGACGAACGAGGGGAACGCCCGGCAGTTCATTCAGGAGTACGCGCTGGCGTACCCGAACCTGCGCGACCCCGGCATCAACACGGGCCTGGAGTACGGCGTGAGCGGCATTCCCGAGACGGTCTTCATCGATAAGGACGGCGTGGTGCAGCACATGGACCGCGGCGGCCTGACCCGCGAGCGCCTGAACGTGGGGCTGGAGAAGATCGGCGTGCCCGGCCTATGA